From the genome of Malus sylvestris chromosome 6, drMalSylv7.2, whole genome shotgun sequence, one region includes:
- the LOC126625190 gene encoding hydroquinone glucosyltransferase-like: MALHTQSHCGTHQPDHHKLLKPPHVAIVPTPGIGHLTPLVELAKRLVVHHNFSVTFIIPNDGSLLASQKKVLEALSTLSISYVLLPPVSFDDLPDDVMIETKIGLTLTRSLSALRDSVRVLNKSTRLVSLVVDHFGAEAFDVAMEFRVSPYMFLPNSAMSLLFIFHMPHLHETTSCEYRDMPEPVQLPGCVPLHGRDFGDGLQDRTSPTYKVLMHVINKYGSAAGIMVNSFVDLEPGAFKALKEQGKGVPPVYPVGPVIKTGSIDGFDGNKCLRWLDKQPNGSVLFVSFGSGGTFSQEQLNELALGLELSRHRFIWVVKSPNETAKSASYFSVKGEENPLGFLPNGFLERTKDVGLVVPTWAPQVEVLNHRSTGGFLTHCGWNSILESIVHGVPLIAWPLYAEQKMNKVLLVDGLKVALGVKENKKGIVESQDVANYVRDLIEGDEGKLLREKMKEYKEASKLVLAETGSSTKSLAEVAQIWKGFNSPTNL, encoded by the coding sequence ATGGCCTTACACACACAAAGCCACTGCGGCACCCACCAACCCGACCACCACAAACTGCTCAAGCCACCCCATGTTGCCATTGTCCCAACCCCGGGCATAGGTCACCTCACTCCCCTCGTCGAGTTAGCCAAACGACTCGTCGTCCATCACAACTTCTCCGTCACATTCATCATCCCGAACGACGGGTCGCTTTTGGCATCCCAAAAGAAGGTCCTTGAAGCCCTCAGTACTCTTTCCATTTCCTACGTCTTACTCCCTCCGGTGAGCTTCGACGACCTCCCTGATGACGTCATGATCGAGACCAAGATTGGTCTCACCTTGACTCGGTCCCTCTCGGCTCTCCGGGACTCAGTTAGGGTTCTAAACAAGTCAACTCGGCTAGTGTCACTTGTTGTTGATCATTTTGGTGCGGAGGCTTTTGATGTGGCCATGGAATTCCGCGTGTCCCCTTATATGTTTTTACCCAACAGCGCTATGAGCTTGTTGTTCATATTTCATATGCCACACCTTCATGAGACCACTTCTTGTGAGTATAGGGACATGCCTGAACCGGTCCAACTCCCTGGTTGTGTGCCACTTCATGGTCGAGATTTTGGGGATGGGCTTCAGGATAGGACCAGCCCGACCTACAAAGTTTTGATGCACGTAATCAACAAGTATGGTTCGGCTGCCGGGATCATGGTTAATAGCTTTGTGGATTTGGAACCGGGCGCTTTCAAGGCTCTCAAGGAACAAGGGAAAGGTGTTCCACCAGTTTACCCGGTTGGACCGGTGATAAAAACCGGTTCCATTGATGGGTTCGATGGGAATAAGTGTTTGAGGTGGCTTGATAAGCAGCCCAATGGGTCagttttatttgtttcatttgGAAGTGGTGGGACTTTCTCACAGGAGCAACTGAATGAGTTGGCCTTGGGTCTTGAATTGAGTAGGCATAGATTTATTTGGGTTGTCAAGAGCCCAAACGAGACGGCTAAGAGTGCTTCTTATTTTAGTGTCAAAGGTGAAGAGAACCCACTTGGGTTTCTACCAAACGGGTTTCTGGAGAGAACCAAAGATGTGGGTCTAGTTGTGCCGACATGGGCCCCACAGGTCGAAGTGCTGAATCACAGGTCAACGGGTGGGTTTTTGACCCATTGTGGGTGGAACTCGATACTAGAAAGCATTGTGCATGGTGTGCCTCTGATTGCCTGGCCGCTCTATGCAGAGCAAAAGATGAATAAGGTGCTACTAGTTGATGGTTTGAAAGTTGCATTGGGAGTCAAGGAGAATAAGAAGGGCATAGTGGAGAGCCAAGATGTTGCTAATTATGTTAGGGACCTAATTGAAGGAGATGAAGGAAAATTGCTAAGGGAGAAGATGAAAGAGTACAAAGAGGCATCCAAATTGGTTTTGGCAGAAACAGGGTCCTCTACCAAATCACTTGCTGAGGTTGCTCAAATATGGAAGGGATTCAACTCACCAACTAATTTGTAA